From the genome of Spirochaetae bacterium HGW-Spirochaetae-1, one region includes:
- a CDS encoding PilZ domain-containing protein produces the protein MDERTRTRVPFHVRASIQYNGRNIEGDVENLSLNGLFMNTREDLSLNTITKIIVHLSGSSSELSLNLQGKIIRKEEAGIAFSFMEMDLDSYIHLRNIMTFNRTDSGKIIQEFEEARVDTEIKD, from the coding sequence ATGGACGAAAGAACCAGGACCCGTGTGCCATTTCACGTCAGGGCTTCTATTCAATATAACGGCAGGAACATTGAGGGCGATGTGGAAAATCTCAGCCTTAATGGCCTTTTTATGAATACGAGGGAAGACCTGAGCTTAAATACTATTACCAAAATAATCGTGCATCTTTCAGGTTCCTCTTCAGAACTCAGTCTTAATCTCCAGGGGAAAATAATCAGGAAAGAAGAAGCCGGTATAGCCTTCAGCTTCATGGAAATGGACCTTGATTCCTACATCCACCTGCGCAATATAATGACCTTTAACAGGACAGACAGTGGGAAAATTATTCAGGAATTTGAAGAGGCGCGTGTAGATACGGAAATCAAGGATTGA
- a CDS encoding thiol peroxidase: MSEITLKGNIIHTTGILPAVGSPAPDFMLTKTDLSDISLRDFSGKRIVLNIFPSLDTSVCATSVRRFNVEAGKMKNTRVLCISMDLPFAHSRFCTAEGIENVVSLSEMRKRSFGEDYGVRITDGPLAGLFSRAVVVIDEKGKVIYTEQVPEIAQEPDYEAVIKMLA; the protein is encoded by the coding sequence ATGTCGGAAATTACATTAAAAGGAAATATCATACATACAACGGGGATACTTCCCGCAGTAGGAAGCCCGGCTCCGGATTTCATGCTGACAAAGACGGACCTCTCCGATATATCCCTCAGGGATTTCAGCGGGAAAAGGATAGTCCTGAATATTTTTCCCAGCCTTGACACAAGTGTTTGTGCCACATCGGTGCGCCGGTTTAATGTTGAGGCGGGTAAGATGAAAAACACCCGGGTGCTGTGTATCTCCATGGATCTACCCTTCGCGCACAGCCGCTTCTGTACGGCCGAAGGAATAGAAAACGTAGTTTCTCTCTCGGAGATGCGGAAGAGATCCTTCGGTGAGGATTATGGCGTACGTATTACGGATGGCCCCCTTGCGGGACTTTTTTCCAGGGCCGTGGTGGTCATTGATGAAAAGGGAAAAGTCATTTACACGGAACAGGTTCCCGAAATTGCCCAAGAGCCCGATTATGAGGCTGTTATAAAGATGCTGGCTTGA